TCGCGCAAGACCGAGGGCCCTGCGCTGGGGCTGGCGGAGGTCGAGCCTGTCGATGTCGTGCTGCTCAGCCACGACCACCATGCCGACAACCTCGACGACGCTGGACGTGAGATGCTCACGCGGGCCGGCGTCGTGCTCACGACCCGCGCCGGCGCGCGACGCGTCGCCGGTGGTGGCGACGTGCGCGGTCTGCAGTCTGGCGAGGAGACCGTCGTCCGTGCCGCCGACGGTCGCACGCTCACGGTCCGGGCGACGCCCTGTCGTCACGGGCCGCCGCTCAGCCGACCGATCGTCGGGCCCGTCGTCGGGTTCGCCGTACGCGTCGGAGACCAGCGTCGTACCGCGTTGTGGATGACCGGAGACACCGTGCTGTACGGAGCTCTCCGTACAGCCGCCGAGGAGCTCGACGTCGACGTCGCCCTGGTCCACGCGGGGAAGGTGCGCTTCCCGACCACCGGGCCGCTGCGCTACTCGATGGACGGCTCCGACGCGGTCGACCTGATCTCGACCCTCCGGCCTCGGGTCGCCGTGCCCGTGCACTACGAAGGGTGGTCGCACTTCAGCGAGCCGCCCGCGCACCTCCATGAGGCGATCGACGCGGCGCCGGCCGACGTGCGTGAGCGCGTCGTGTGGCTGGACCGGGGCGTGCCGCAGGAGGTGTGAGGTAGTCGCTCCTCCCTATCCCGGAGGCAGGTGATCGGGTAGCCCGAGCTGCGGGAACTGGTCGGCGTGGAAGGTGACGATCTCCGCGATCGCTCCGCCGCTGATGCGCAGGACGTCGATCGTGAGCGGCAGGTAGGCGCCTTCCCGCTCGCGCCGGTGGTAGAAGGCGACGGCGGGCTGCCGGTTCACGGAGGTCGGGACGGCGCGCAGGTTCGTCATGCCCTCGAACCCGCTCTCGACCCAGTCGTTCACCACGGCGTCGCGGCCGACGTACAGGCCGGGCGTGGGCGGCATCGAGCAGCGGACGTCATCGCGCAGGATCGTGACGATGCCGCTGATGTCCGCGGCCACGCTGGCGTCGGTGTAGCGGCGCACCAGCTCGCGTGTCCGGGTGTCCTCGTCACTGCCGGTCCAGTCCTGGCGCTCGGCCGGCAAGTGCTCCCGCATGCCGGCGCGGGCCCGTTGCAGCGCGCTGTTCACGGAGTTGACGGAGTCCCCGAGGAGCTCCGCGACGTCTTTCGCCGGCCAGCCGAGCACGTCCCGAAGGATCAGTACGGCCCGCGGGCGCGGCGCGAGGTGCTGGACCGCGACCACGTACGCCAGCTCGATCGTCTCGCGTGCGACGGCGACGGTCTCCGGCTCGTCCACGTCGTCCGCGGCGAGCTCGTCGAGCAGCCGGTCCGGGTAGGGCTGCAGCCACAGCACCTCGCCGCCGGTCGCAGGCTCCGGGCGTCGCTTGGCGAGCAGGTCCAGGCAGGCGTTGGTGGCGATCCGGTACAGCCAGGCGCGGAACGTCGACCGCCCCTCGAACGTCTCCCGCCGCCGCCACGCACGGAGGAACGTCTCCTGCACGGTGTCCTCGGCGTCCTGGAACGACCCGAGCATCCGGTAGCAGTGCACGTGCAGCTCTCGCCGGTGCCGCTTCGCCAGCTCGGAGAACTCCGGCTCGTCGACCTTGCCCACACCGGTCCCACCCAACCCGCTCATGCCGAGCTCCTCCAGCCGCGTGTCCGCACCCATCACGTCTTCCTTCCGTCGCCTCGAGTCCCGTCGTACGTGTGACGGGTACGGGCGCGAAAGCTCATCACTGGGCGCGGTCGGTCACCGCAGCAACGACGGAGCCGGGTTGTAGGGAAGGTATCCGACGGACCAGGGATCGAGCGCCCGCAGCTGGTTGAGCGTCACGATGTTGCTGACCATGAGGTTGTTCGCGGTCTGGTTCTGCGTCGCCGTCCCCACGCTCGGCGCCGTCTGGACCCATGTGTCGGCGTAGCCGTCGCCGTTGGTGTCGACCTGCTGCCACTCCGGGAACCCGTCCTGGTTCGGGTCGTAGTAGGCCCGCTCGCCGAGTCCGTTGCGGTCGGCGTCGACGAGGAACAGCTCGAAGTAGCCGTCCTCCTGCTGGTCGAGCGCGGCTCCCGAGGTCGTGGGGAGGTAGACCGCGATCATCTCGTAGCGACCGTTGCGGTCCTCGTCGAAGAGGATGGCGTCGACCCGCCCGTCCGCCTCGCGGTCGTAGTAGTAGTCCAGCGTCCCGTTGCCGTCGGCATCGGCGAGCCACACGCGCGGAGCACGGACGACGGTGACGCGGATCTTCCGGCTGGCGCGCAGGCGGTGCGTCTTCTTCGCCTGGGCGAACACCCGCTTGGAACCCTTGGGCAGAGCCACCTTGCCGCGCTTCGCCCGGATCCGGACGACCTGAACCCGCTTCTTGCCCCGTGCCGAGCGGTAGAAGACGCGGACGCGACGCGCGTTGCTCCGGATCGAGACCACGACGCGTCCGGTAGCCACCTGGTGACGCGATGCCTTGATCCGAGCGCGCTTACGCTTCTTCCTCGCATCCTCGACAGCAGGTTGCGTCGGGGTCGCGCGCTCAGGCTGAGCCACACCGGCGGTCACCGTGGGCGCCTGCGACGCCGCTCCGGGCGACGCCGGGAGGAACGCGCCCGTCAGCACCATCGAGATCGTGACAGCGATCGAGCGAACGCTCATCGGAGTCCCCCTTCTCCTGGAGCCTCACGCTAGACCGGCGAGAGGGCGTCGGAGCGGGGTTGCACGTTTCGGTCAGCGGCGGTCCTGCCAGGTGCAGAGGCAGACCTTGTTGCCCTCGGGATCGGCGAGGACCCAGAAGCTCGGTGCCTCGGCGTCGCTCACGAAAGTGCCGCCGGCAGCGAGCGCGGCGTCGATCCGTGGCTGGACCTGCTCCGGCTCGACCCAGACGTCGAGGTGCCACCGCTGGCGCGGCTCCTCGCTCCCCGACTTCTGGAACCAGATCGTCGGCAGGCCGTCGTGCGGGTCGTTCAGCTCGTCGTCGACCTCAGCGACGTCCGACTCCTCCATCGCCAGCGCCGCCTTCCAGAACGGCAGGACGCCCTGGTGCGCCGGGGTGTCGAGAGCAAGCTCGAGGCGCGCGACGGAGGCCGACTCCATGGATGTCCCTTCGCCGGCCTCGGCGACGATCTCGCTGATCCTCCGCGCCAGGCGTACGTCCCGCTCGGTCACGCCGCGCGCGTCGTGGCTGGTCAGCCGGACGTCCACGTGGGAGTAGCGAAGGTCGACATCAGGGTGGTGGTCCATCTCTTCGGCCGCTGCGCCGATCGCGTTGACGATGGCGAGCCCGGTGGCGAAGTCGGGGGTGACGATGCGGGTCTGCAGCCCACCGATGAGATAGGCCCACCCGCCGAGCCGTTCGTCGGCGATCTGCTGTCCGGTCATGGGTTCGGTGCTCATGGACCCATGCTGCCGCCATGAGAGGCTGACGCGCATGCCCACGTTTCCCCCGACGTACGCCGAAGACGTCATCGCCGCCCCGGCGCACGCACAGCTCGAGGCGTTCCTCGACCAGCACCGTGCCGCGATCCACGACTCGCTCGACGGTCTGACGGAGGAGCAGGCACGCCGCCGGCTCGTGCCGTCGAAGACCACGCTCCTCGGGCTCGTGAAGCATGCGACGTTCGTCGAGAAGGTCTGGTTCGACGAGGCGATCACCTGCCGCACGCGCTCGGAGATCGGCATCCCCGCGTCGCCGGACGAGTCGTTCGACCTCGACGGCGACGACACGATCGACTCGGTCCGCACGGCGTACCGCCACGCCGTCGAGGCCTCCCGCCGGGCGGCGGCACCGCTCGGGCTCGACGACCTCGTACGAGGCAACCGCCGAGGTCCGCTCCCCTTCCGCTGGGTCTACTTCCACGTGCTGCGCGAGATCGCCCAGCACTGCGGCCACGCCGACATCCTGCGGGAGCAGGTCCTCGCAGAGGGGTAGACCCACCTCGTGACAATGCGTCCGATCGGTCGTATTCTTGCGGCATGACGATGACGAACGAGAAGTCCGCCCTCGAGACGCCTTCGTACGGGGTGGTGGTCCCGGTGCGGGTCTACCTCGACGACCTCGACGGGTTCGGGATGCTCAACCACGTGGAGTACGCCCGGCTCTTCGACCACGCGGTGATCGACTACTGGACCGATGCCGGCTGGGTCCTCGACCCGACGCGCTCCGTCCAGGTCATCCGCGAGCTGCACCTGACCTTCCACCAGCCGATCACCCAGATCGGCGACGTGGCCGTGCACCTGTGGGTGGAGCAGGCAGGCCGGACGAGCGTGAACTACCGGTTCCGGATCCTGTCGAGCGATCACGAGACCCTGCATGCGGAGGGCACGCGACGGCTGATCAACCTCGACCCCAGCACGCTGCGCCCGACACCGCTCACGGACGAGCAGTGGGGCTTCGCCGCGCCGCTGCTCGCGCCCGACGTCGTACGACCCACCGGCTGAGTCCGATCAGTCGAGCGCGCCGATCACGTCCAGCGCACACACGACCGCGAGGTCGAGCTCGTCGTCGGAGTCGAACAGCACCGAGCGGGTGATGCCGGCGGCGAGGAACGCGTCGATCTGGAACGCGAGCGTACGCCCGTCGCCGCCCGCCGCGACCACGTCCGTCGCGAGGAGGTCGAGCCACTCGTGCTTGAGGGCGCGAACCGCGTCGGCCACAGGGCCGGCCTGACCCCCGAACTCCGCCGACGAGGTGACCAGGAAGCAGCCGCCGGGGAAGACCCGCCGGCGCACGTACGCCGCCCAGCTCTCGACCAGCGCTCGCAGCCTCGGCGCACCTGGATCGGCGGCCCACACCGGTGCGACGACCTCGGCGATCACGACCCGGCGAGCCTCGGCGATCGCCGCGAGCTGGATCGCCTCACGGTTCTCGAAGACGGTGAGGATGCCGCTCTTGCTGACGCCCGTCGCAGTCGCGAGGCCACCGACGGAGAGCGAGTCGAGGCCGTGCGTCGTCGCAGTGTCGGCCGCCTGGCGCGCCACCTTGCGCCGCGTCGCGTCACCACGGGCGCGGCGCCCATCGGTGGTGGTGCTCATGGCTCGAGTCTAGGAGGCGTGCTCGGACTCACCTCGCGCGTCGGCGGAGGACGAGCAGGGCATTGACCGCCACCACGACGACGGCGGTGATCGCGGCCGTGACGACCAGTGCACCTGAGGTCTCCCGCACCGCGACGATGAGGCCGACGAGCGCCCACACGAGCGTCGCGGCGTACGCCCACGAACCGCCGATCAGCACGCTCAGGGCCACTGCGACCACCGCGGTGACCACGAGGACGCCCAGCTGCCAGCCGACGTCGTCCCCGTCGAGCCAGCCTGCGGCGACGATCGCCGTGCACACGTTGAGGATCCCCGCGGCAGTCACCCACCCGGCGTAGACGCCGGTCGTGACACGAGCCAGCGTCGTGAGCCAGGACGGTCCGGTCGAGTCCGGCGCCGGACGGTTCGCGACCCGGGCGGCATCCGCGGCGAGCACGACCATCGCCACGAGGACGACCGCCGTACCCCAGGACGACTCCCACGCGGCGACGACGATCCAGAGTGCGGCACCGACGTAAAGGAGGAGCAGATCACGCAGGAGGCGATCGGGCAGGACCGTGCCGGTGGCGCCCCGCACGAGGACGACGATCCCGTACGCGATCGTCAACAGGTAGACGAGGCTCCAGATCGAGAACGTGTAGCCCGCGGGCGTGATCAGCAGGTCGTCGCCCTGGCTGCTCGCCGGCGCTCCGAGGCTCCAGATCGCCTGCACGGCCGGCACCGCCACCTGGACGACCGCGGCGGCGAGCACCGCCCACGAGAGAGCGGGCGACGGCCGGGTGGGGGCGCTCAGTGTCGTCGAGGTTGTCATCCCTCGTCACGCTACCCGCGGCTGAGCGCCGCCACAGACTGCGAGCCCCTTGCCCGGATCGCACCGTTCGTGGTGACATGTCCGCCATGCCGAACCGCGTCATCACCCCGCGCGATGCGCTGGTCGTCGCGCGCGCATGGTTCCTCGACGGGCGGACCGTCGACATGAAGGTCCTGGCGGACGAGCTCGCGGTCGGCCGAGCGACGCTCTACCGTGTGGTCGGCAGCCGCGAGAGACTCCTGGGCGACGTGATGGAGTCGCTCGCCCGGCCCACGATGGCCGCCGCGTTGGTGCGTGCACGCGAGCGCGGGCTCACCCCCGGGGTCGAGCAGCTGGTGGGCGCTGCCCGGATCATGAACCGCGCCGTGATGGAGTTCGCGCCGCTCCGCACGTTCCTGGCGGCGGAGCCCGAGACGGCCTTCCGGGTGCTGTTCATGCCCGCGGCGCAGGTGCACGTCCGGATCGTGCAGGCCTGGCAGCAGGTGTTGTCGACGGCGGTCGCGCGCGGCGACCTCGATCCTGACGCCGACACGGAGCGCCTCGCCTATCTCTTCGTCAGGATCGGCGAGTCCATGATCTACGCCGACCTGCTGGCCGGCCGCGAGCCCGACCTGGATCTCGCGGCCGACCTGCAGCGGTCGTTGCTGGCCCAGGCTGCCGCCTGACTCAGCCGAGCAGCGCCCAGAACCCGCAGTTGCTCGCTGCGGCGACGTCCTCCCTGGCGATGCCGCCCGCGCTCTCGAGGTTCAGAGCGAGGACGTCACCCGGACCTTCGTACGCCGGCCACCGTGGGAGGCCACGCCCGTGCGGACGACCGGTCGCGGCGAAGCTCGTCCAGTAGGCGACCATGGCATCCGAGAGCCGATCCTGCTCGCGGGTGAGCCCGTCGCCGAACAGCCCGGGGAACAGGAAGGGCAGCTCAGTCGCGTGAGAGGCACCGTCCTGCCCGGCGAGCAGCGGGATCAGCGGGTCGGCCGTACGGTCCTGGAACTGGTACGCGTAGACACGTGCGCCGCGGCGGTCGGTCGCGAGGTCGTACGCGTCCACGTGGGTGCACGTCGAGAGCGGCGAGCCGTAGTCGCTGAACACCGTGGACAGGGCGATGATCGGCGACGGGTACGCCGTGACCGGGTAGCGCTGCAGGACCCCCGGCGCGGCGGGACCGAACGTGGCGCCGATCGCGCCGGTGTACTGGGCGGCGGTGAGCGCCGTGCCGTACTGGAGGGGGATGAACAGCCGGTTCTCGTCGAGGGTGTTGCCGTGGACGAGGTCGACGCGGTTGGCGGTCCCGTCGGCGAGGGCCTCGCGCGGCTGTCGCGGGAGCACGCGGTCACCGACGGCGGGGGCGCCGCCTGGCCACGCGCGCAGCAAGGTCTCGACGTCGACCTCACGCAGGCAGGCGGCGACGTCGGCAGCCTGCGCACAACCCACCGCTTCGGCGACTCGCTCACCCGTCGCCTCGGCGGTCTCGACGCTGGCGAAGTCGCTCGCGCACGAGTAGCTCTGCGCGATCGCACGACGGAACAGACCGCGCGCACCCGGCGAGGCGACGTTGGCGCACACCGACGCACTCCCGGCCGACTCTCCGAACACCGTCACGTTGCGCGGGTTGCCACCGAAGGCACGTGCGTTGCGCTGCACCCACCGCAGCGCCGCCTGCTGGTCCAGCAGTGCTGCGTTGCTCGACCCGAGGTCGGGGTGGGTCAGGAACCCGAGCGGCCCCAGACGGTAGTTGATCGTCACGACGACGACGTCACCCTGCGTCGCGAGCTTGGACGCGTCATAGCTGCCGCCCGTACCCGTCAGGAAAGATCCACCATGGATCCACACCATCACCGGCAGCCCGGCTCGTCGCGCCGAACGGCCGGCCGGCGTCGTGACGTTGAGGTAGAGGCAGTCCTCGTCGACGGTGGTCGCGTTGCCCGTGCCGTTGGTCAGCTGCGCGCACTGCTGGCGCGGCGCGGTCGCGTCGAGGACGCCGCGCCACGGCGTCACGGCCTGCGGCGCACGGAAGCGTCGGTCGCCGGTCGGGGGCGCGGCGAACGGGATGCCCTCGAACGTCCGGAGAGCACGCTCGGCGGTGCCACGTACAGCGCCGTCCGACGTGCGCACGACGGTGTCGTCGCGGTGTCGGCCCGGCGTCCCTTCAGCAGGGGACGCGAGCGACGCGACTGCGACGGACATCGCGAGCGAGCAAGCGACGAGTGCGGGGCGGAGAAGAGTGCGGCGTCGGCGGAAGGCAGGCACAGAGGGGCTCCTGGGGTTCGGAGGTGCAGCCCTCACCTCGGCCGCGGTGCGACGCTAGACCGGCAGGTCGGGGGCGCGCCAGGGACCGGCGTGAACGTGAGACCGCGTCCCAGGCGTGCGAGAGCGTGCCCGGCCGAGCGGGCGAGGATGCGGGACACTGCGGAGGTGCTGCACCTGCGCCTCGTCATCCCAGCGAGCCTGACCGACGACGTCGAACGCCTGCTGCTCGCCGACGACGCGGTCAGCAGCGTGGTCGTCCTGCGGGGAGTCGCCCTGAAGCCGACGGGTGATCTCGTCCACGCCGACGTCGCTCGCGAAGCAGCGAACGGGGTCGTCGACGGACTCCTCGCCCTCGACGTCCACCGGTTGGGCACCCTCCACATCGACCCGGTCCAGACGTGGCTCTCGCAGGCTGCGTTCGACGCCGAGAGGAAGAGCCCGGGCAGCAGCGCCGACTCGATCGTGTGGGCCGGTGTCGCGCAGCAGGCCTACGAGGACACGGAGCCCAACTGGACCTTCATGTCCTTCATGGTCCTCGCGACCGTGCTCGCCGCGATCGCGATCACGACCGACTCGCTGGTCCTCGTGATCGGCGCGATGATCCTCGGCCCTGAGTTCGGTGCGGTGATCGCCCTCGGTGTCGCCCTCGTCCGCAAGCGCTACCACCTGCTGCGGCGCGCGATCCGGGCCCTCGCGCTGGGCTTCGGCGTCGCCATCGCGGCCACCACCGCCCTGGCACTGGTGGCCCGTGCACTCGGGTGGATCACCCCGGCGATGCTGTCGGCACCGCGCCCGTACACCGGGTTCGTCTCCTCACCCGACCAGTGGTCGTTCATCGTCGCCGTGATCGCTGCGGCCGCCGGGGTTCTCTCGGTGACCTCGTCGCGACTCGGTGGCCTGTCGGGCGTCTTCATCTCGGTGACGACGATCCCCGCCGCCGGCGACATCGCGCTCGGGCTCGCGTTCGGCCGGTGGCACGACGTCGGAGGAAGCACCTTGCAGCTGCTCGCGAACATCACCGGCATGGCGCTCGCCGGCTGGCTGACCCTCACGCTCCAGCAGACGCTGTGGGGACGGCTGTCCCGCCAGCGCGCTCGCCTGCTCGACCGGCGCGCCGGCTAGCGGCGGATCTTCTTCGTCGACCGCGACGTCCGCGCGGTGGTCGCGTACCCGGGCTTGCTGCCGGTCACCTTCACGCGGATCTTCTTCCCGCGGTCCTTCTTGGTCAGCTTGTACTTGATGCCTGTGGCGCCGCGGATCGCCTTGCCGTTGCGGTACCACCGCTGAGTGAGGCGCGTCCCTCCGGTCCAGTAGCCCCGGTTGACGGTGAGCTTCCTGCCGACCTTCGTCTTGCCCCTGATCTTCGGCGTGCTCGCCACGAGGCGGCCGGCCAGGACCCCGACGGAGTTGCTCGTGCTCGCGGAGCCCACGTATCCGGACCTGCTCGCCGTGACCCGGACCGAGATCCGCCGGCCGACGTCGGCGGCGGTCAACGCGTACGCGCTACGGGTCGCGCCGTAGATCGGCGCACCGTTGCGGTACCACCGGTACGAGCGGGTGACGCTTGTCGGGCTCCAGCGGTCGGCGGTGACCGACAATGTTGCCGGATACCTCGCCGACGTGGCGATCCGGGGAGCTGCGACGACCTTGATCCTGGGGACGTCGCACGTGTAGATCTCGATGTCGTCGAGATACCAGCCCCACATGGCCAGGTAGGCGTCGCCGCGGACCGTGAAGGAGGGGCGCACGGACTTCCCGGCGAACGACGAGAGGTCGAGCCGGCTGGCGACCCACCCGAAGCTGTCGCCGCCGAACGCCGTCATGCCGGCGTAGGCGTTCGGGAAGCCGTCCTCACCCTTCACCAGGACGTTCTTGGGACCGTTCAGCCACGGCAGGGCTGCCGTACCGACCGCAGCGGACCCGGTCGGGGTCACCTCGACGGTGCCGCCGTCGTAGAACAGCGGGGGAAGCGGATCGTTCTGGTACCACTCGAAGACCCGCCACTGCTGGAAGCGCAGGTACGTCTTCTGGCCCGCGGGGACGGTCACCGCGCTCTTCGCCGTCAACGACGAACGGTCGGGCTCGCCATGCTCCGGGGCGGGGTCCGAACCGAACCACGACTGCGTCCCCGACGTCGCGTTGCTCGGGACCGCGTCGTGGGGGGCGCGGCCCCAGTGCGCCCCTGCGGTGAACTTGTCCTCGGCGACACCCTGCTCGCTGGCGAGGAGTGCTCGCTTGGTCGTCCCCACCGGGCAGCTGGCGGGGGCGTCGGCGTACGGGGCGACGCCAGCCGGGGTCTCGCTGAGCTCGGTCGCGAAGACCGCCTTCTCGACCTGCTCGCAGTGGGCACTCGTCATCCCTTCGGTCCCCGCGAGGGCGAGATCGTTGCAGGTCTGCAGCAGCACTCGGCCGAGGTCGGCGTAGTCGCTGCCGGACGTCAGCGCCTGGAGCGTCGCGACGTACAGCGTCGCCGAACGCCTCAGCGTCGGGTCGCCGGAGTCGAGGCCGGCGATCGTCTGCCCGTTGAAGGCACCGCCCTGCGAGATCAGGTAGTACGTCTTGTTGCCGACGCCGCTGTTCGTGTGGACGCCGCCCCGGTCGCCGTACGGCAGCGCCAGGTCGTTCCTCCACAGGTCGCTCGTCATCTTGTCGGGATCGCCGTACTCCGTGGGGTCGGCCATGCTGCGGGCTGGTTCGAGGTCCTCACCGAGCGTCCACGTCGTCTCGCCGCCCTCCGAGTCGTCGCGGTGGTCGACGATCTCGCCCATCACGTCGGCCATCGACTCGTTGATGGCTCCGGACTGGCCCCAGTAGAAGAGGTTCGCGGTCTTCTCGATCACCCCGTGCGTGAGCTCGTGGGCGACGATGTCGTCGGCCTGCGCGAACCCGTCGCCGAGGACGATGCGCTCGCCGTTCCAGGAGGCGTTCTCGAACGGGCAGGGTGCGTTCTCGGCGGTGCTGCAGAAGCGCACCGTCGATGCGAGCGTCTTGGCCCCGTCGAGGGTCACCCCGATGAGGTTGGTGAGGTCGATCCCGGCGATGTCGTCGTAGAAGTCCGACGTGGCACCGAGCGCGTCGTACGCGGCGTCGACGTCCGGCCGGTCCAGCGGCGGATCGAGCTCCGTACGCGTGGGCGCGTGGCAGTCCTCGGGCTCGTCGCGAGGGACGTTCTCGTTGTCGCAGACGACCCGATTGAGGCTGGCCACCTGGTCGATGTTGGCGAGGATCCGGCCGCTCCTCGCGTCGACGAGGATCAGCCGGCGCAACGCTCCGCCGTCGCTCGCCTCGAACCACCAGGCCGTGCTGATGCCCGGCGCCGCGGTGAGGCCGGACACCGCCGGGTCGACGAGCCACCGGCCCAGGCCGTCGAGGTCGAAGTCGCCGGTCGCGACCTTCGCCATCGCCGTACGTGCGGCGGCCGCGGCCTCCCTCTCGGTCACGGTCGAGGCGGGAGCCTCGCTGGCCGTGGACGCCGTCGACAGCACCGACCCGAGCTGCCGGTCCGGCCGGAGCGACACCACGACCTCGCCGCCGAGCACGGGGACGCCGTCGACCTTCTGCTGGTACCGGACGACGTCCTGGCCGGCCGCGCTGTGCTTCTGGTCCTTACGGACGAGCGTGGTG
Above is a genomic segment from Mumia sp. Pv4-285 containing:
- a CDS encoding TetR/AcrR family transcriptional regulator; the protein is MSTTTDGRRARGDATRRKVARQAADTATTHGLDSLSVGGLATATGVSKSGILTVFENREAIQLAAIAEARRVVIAEVVAPVWAADPGAPRLRALVESWAAYVRRRVFPGGCFLVTSSAEFGGQAGPVADAVRALKHEWLDLLATDVVAAGGDGRTLAFQIDAFLAAGITRSVLFDSDDELDLAVVCALDVIGALD
- a CDS encoding DinB family protein, with the protein product MPTFPPTYAEDVIAAPAHAQLEAFLDQHRAAIHDSLDGLTEEQARRRLVPSKTTLLGLVKHATFVEKVWFDEAITCRTRSEIGIPASPDESFDLDGDDTIDSVRTAYRHAVEASRRAAAPLGLDDLVRGNRRGPLPFRWVYFHVLREIAQHCGHADILREQVLAEG
- a CDS encoding QsdR family transcriptional regulator — encoded protein: MSAMPNRVITPRDALVVARAWFLDGRTVDMKVLADELAVGRATLYRVVGSRERLLGDVMESLARPTMAAALVRARERGLTPGVEQLVGAARIMNRAVMEFAPLRTFLAAEPETAFRVLFMPAAQVHVRIVQAWQQVLSTAVARGDLDPDADTERLAYLFVRIGESMIYADLLAGREPDLDLAADLQRSLLAQAAA
- a CDS encoding M4 family metallopeptidase codes for the protein MVSRLPARAATLALAVALTASGLTASAWAAAADPVAPEAAAEALLRSEATSTLTTASSDSGVLAFVGAEDGRVDNPNVDSRDSASTAARRHLNRYGAAFGVAEDGTTLVRKDQKHSAAGQDVVRYQQKVDGVPVLGGEVVVSLRPDRQLGSVLSTASTASEAPASTVTEREAAAAARTAMAKVATGDFDLDGLGRWLVDPAVSGLTAAPGISTAWWFEASDGGALRRLILVDARSGRILANIDQVASLNRVVCDNENVPRDEPEDCHAPTRTELDPPLDRPDVDAAYDALGATSDFYDDIAGIDLTNLIGVTLDGAKTLASTVRFCSTAENAPCPFENASWNGERIVLGDGFAQADDIVAHELTHGVIEKTANLFYWGQSGAINESMADVMGEIVDHRDDSEGGETTWTLGEDLEPARSMADPTEYGDPDKMTSDLWRNDLALPYGDRGGVHTNSGVGNKTYYLISQGGAFNGQTIAGLDSGDPTLRRSATLYVATLQALTSGSDYADLGRVLLQTCNDLALAGTEGMTSAHCEQVEKAVFATELSETPAGVAPYADAPASCPVGTTKRALLASEQGVAEDKFTAGAHWGRAPHDAVPSNATSGTQSWFGSDPAPEHGEPDRSSLTAKSAVTVPAGQKTYLRFQQWRVFEWYQNDPLPPLFYDGGTVEVTPTGSAAVGTAALPWLNGPKNVLVKGEDGFPNAYAGMTAFGGDSFGWVASRLDLSSFAGKSVRPSFTVRGDAYLAMWGWYLDDIEIYTCDVPRIKVVAAPRIATSARYPATLSVTADRWSPTSVTRSYRWYRNGAPIYGATRSAYALTAADVGRRISVRVTASRSGYVGSASTSNSVGVLAGRLVASTPKIRGKTKVGRKLTVNRGYWTGGTRLTQRWYRNGKAIRGATGIKYKLTKKDRGKKIRVKVTGSKPGYATTARTSRSTKKIRR
- a CDS encoding RNA polymerase subunit sigma-70; its protein translation is MGADTRLEELGMSGLGGTGVGKVDEPEFSELAKRHRRELHVHCYRMLGSFQDAEDTVQETFLRAWRRRETFEGRSTFRAWLYRIATNACLDLLAKRRPEPATGGEVLWLQPYPDRLLDELAADDVDEPETVAVARETIELAYVVAVQHLAPRPRAVLILRDVLGWPAKDVAELLGDSVNSVNSALQRARAGMREHLPAERQDWTGSDEDTRTRELVRRYTDASVAADISGIVTILRDDVRCSMPPTPGLYVGRDAVVNDWVESGFEGMTNLRAVPTSVNRQPAVAFYHRREREGAYLPLTIDVLRISGGAIAEIVTFHADQFPQLGLPDHLPPG
- a CDS encoding acyl-CoA thioesterase, which gives rise to MTMTNEKSALETPSYGVVVPVRVYLDDLDGFGMLNHVEYARLFDHAVIDYWTDAGWVLDPTRSVQVIRELHLTFHQPITQIGDVAVHLWVEQAGRTSVNYRFRILSSDHETLHAEGTRRLINLDPSTLRPTPLTDEQWGFAAPLLAPDVVRPTG
- a CDS encoding MBL fold metallo-hydrolase translates to MRLTHLGGPTVLVELDGWRILTDPTFDPPGRRYGFGWGTSSRKTEGPALGLAEVEPVDVVLLSHDHHADNLDDAGREMLTRAGVVLTTRAGARRVAGGGDVRGLQSGEETVVRAADGRTLTVRATPCRHGPPLSRPIVGPVVGFAVRVGDQRRTALWMTGDTVLYGALRTAAEELDVDVALVHAGKVRFPTTGPLRYSMDGSDAVDLISTLRPRVAVPVHYEGWSHFSEPPAHLHEAIDAAPADVRERVVWLDRGVPQEV
- a CDS encoding DUF389 domain-containing protein — protein: MRDTAEVLHLRLVIPASLTDDVERLLLADDAVSSVVVLRGVALKPTGDLVHADVAREAANGVVDGLLALDVHRLGTLHIDPVQTWLSQAAFDAERKSPGSSADSIVWAGVAQQAYEDTEPNWTFMSFMVLATVLAAIAITTDSLVLVIGAMILGPEFGAVIALGVALVRKRYHLLRRAIRALALGFGVAIAATTALALVARALGWITPAMLSAPRPYTGFVSSPDQWSFIVAVIAAAAGVLSVTSSRLGGLSGVFISVTTIPAAGDIALGLAFGRWHDVGGSTLQLLANITGMALAGWLTLTLQQTLWGRLSRQRARLLDRRAG
- a CDS encoding 4a-hydroxytetrahydrobiopterin dehydratase, with the translated sequence MSTEPMTGQQIADERLGGWAYLIGGLQTRIVTPDFATGLAIVNAIGAAAEEMDHHPDVDLRYSHVDVRLTSHDARGVTERDVRLARRISEIVAEAGEGTSMESASVARLELALDTPAHQGVLPFWKAALAMEESDVAEVDDELNDPHDGLPTIWFQKSGSEEPRQRWHLDVWVEPEQVQPRIDAALAAGGTFVSDAEAPSFWVLADPEGNKVCLCTWQDRR
- a CDS encoding carboxylesterase/lipase family protein gives rise to the protein MPAFRRRRTLLRPALVACSLAMSVAVASLASPAEGTPGRHRDDTVVRTSDGAVRGTAERALRTFEGIPFAAPPTGDRRFRAPQAVTPWRGVLDATAPRQQCAQLTNGTGNATTVDEDCLYLNVTTPAGRSARRAGLPVMVWIHGGSFLTGTGGSYDASKLATQGDVVVVTINYRLGPLGFLTHPDLGSSNAALLDQQAALRWVQRNARAFGGNPRNVTVFGESAGSASVCANVASPGARGLFRRAIAQSYSCASDFASVETAEATGERVAEAVGCAQAADVAACLREVDVETLLRAWPGGAPAVGDRVLPRQPREALADGTANRVDLVHGNTLDENRLFIPLQYGTALTAAQYTGAIGATFGPAAPGVLQRYPVTAYPSPIIALSTVFSDYGSPLSTCTHVDAYDLATDRRGARVYAYQFQDRTADPLIPLLAGQDGASHATELPFLFPGLFGDGLTREQDRLSDAMVAYWTSFAATGRPHGRGLPRWPAYEGPGDVLALNLESAGGIAREDVAAASNCGFWALLG